In Etheostoma spectabile isolate EspeVRDwgs_2016 chromosome 20, UIUC_Espe_1.0, whole genome shotgun sequence, the following are encoded in one genomic region:
- the ppm1aa gene encoding protein phosphatase 1A isoform X2, with protein MGAFLDKPKMEKYNSHGEGNDLRYGLSSMQGWRVEMEDAHTAVIGLPHGLDPWSFFAVYDGHAGSQVAKYCCEHLLEHITSNSDFQSALQEDPSVDSVKIGIRTGFLQIDEHMRTISEKKHGVDRSGSTAVGVMIAPSHIYFINCGDSRGLLSRGGAVHFFTQDHKPSNPLEKERIQNAGGSVMIQRVNGSLAVSRALGDFDYKCVHGKGPTEQLVSPEPEVYAIERCEGEDEFIILACDGIWDVMANEELCDFVRSRLEVTDDLERVANEIVDTCLYKGSRDNMSVVLICFPGAPKVSPEAVKREAELDKYLEGRVEEIIKKQGDEGVPDLVHVMRTLASESIPNLPPGGELASKRSVVEAVYNKLNPYRSDDTICSSLDKQGRRRL; from the exons ATGGGTGCATTTCTGGACAAACCAAAGATGGAAAAATACAATTCCCACGGTGAGGGCAACGACCTGAGGTATGGGCTAAGTAGCATGCAGGGTTGGCGGGTCGAGATGGAAGATGCACACACAGCAGTAATTGGTCTGCCTCATGGTCTAGACCCCTGGTCGTTCTTTGCCGTTTATGATGGCCATGCTGGCTCTCAGGTAGCTAAATATTGCTGTGAGCACTTGCTGGAGCACATCACCAGCAACTCAGACTTCCAGAGTGCTCTGCAGGAGGATCCCTCTGTGGATAGCGTGAAGATTGGGATCCGCACAGGATTCCTGCAGATTGATGAACACATGCGAACCATCTCTGAGAAGAAGCATGGTGTGGACCGCAGTGGTTCCACTGCAGTGGGAGTGATGATTGCTCCGAGCCATATCTACTTTATCAACTGTGGCGACTCACGTGGACTCCTCAGCCGGGGCGGAGCTGTGCACTTCTTCACACAGGATCACAAACCCAGTAACCCTTTGGAGAAAGAAAGGATCCAGAACGCCGGAGGCTCAGTCATGATCCAGCGAGTGAACGGGTCCCTGGCTGTGTCTCGGGCTTTGGGAGACTTCGACTACAAGTGTGTACATGGAAAAGGCCCGACAGAGCAGCTTGTGTCTCCTGAGCCTGAAGTTTATGCAATAGAGAGATGCGAGGGGGAAGATGAATTCATTATATTAGCTTGTGATGGCATCTGGGATGTCATGGCCAATGAGGAACTGTGTGACTTTGTCAGATCAAGGCTAGAGGTGACAGATGATCTTGAAAGAGTCGCCAATGAAATTGTTGACACCTGCTTGTACAAG GGGAGCCGTGACAATATGAGTGTTGTATTAATCTGCTTTCCTGGGGCACCAAAGGTATCTCCAGAAGCAGTGAAACGGGAGGCTGAGCTGGATAAATATCTAGAGGGCAGAGTAGAAG agATTATCAAAAAGCAGGGGGATGAAGGTGTCCCGGATTTGGTCCATGTTATGCGGACGTTAGCATCTGAGAGCATCCCGAACCTCCCTCCTGGAGGAGAGCTGGCAAGCAA ACGAAGTGTTGTTGAAGCAGTGTACAACAAACTCAACCCCTACCGAAGCGATGACACA ATTTGCTCCAGCTTGGACAAGCAGGGAAGGAGGAGGCTGTGA
- the ppm1aa gene encoding protein phosphatase 1A isoform X1: MGAFLDKPKMEKYNSHGEGNDLRYGLSSMQGWRVEMEDAHTAVIGLPHGLDPWSFFAVYDGHAGSQVAKYCCEHLLEHITSNSDFQSALQEDPSVDSVKIGIRTGFLQIDEHMRTISEKKHGVDRSGSTAVGVMIAPSHIYFINCGDSRGLLSRGGAVHFFTQDHKPSNPLEKERIQNAGGSVMIQRVNGSLAVSRALGDFDYKCVHGKGPTEQLVSPEPEVYAIERCEGEDEFIILACDGIWDVMANEELCDFVRSRLEVTDDLERVANEIVDTCLYKGSRDNMSVVLICFPGAPKVSPEAVKREAELDKYLEGRVEEIIKKQGDEGVPDLVHVMRTLASESIPNLPPGGELASKRSVVEAVYNKLNPYRSDDTEDSPAQQRKERETLIQLVMQKHFYS, from the exons ATGGGTGCATTTCTGGACAAACCAAAGATGGAAAAATACAATTCCCACGGTGAGGGCAACGACCTGAGGTATGGGCTAAGTAGCATGCAGGGTTGGCGGGTCGAGATGGAAGATGCACACACAGCAGTAATTGGTCTGCCTCATGGTCTAGACCCCTGGTCGTTCTTTGCCGTTTATGATGGCCATGCTGGCTCTCAGGTAGCTAAATATTGCTGTGAGCACTTGCTGGAGCACATCACCAGCAACTCAGACTTCCAGAGTGCTCTGCAGGAGGATCCCTCTGTGGATAGCGTGAAGATTGGGATCCGCACAGGATTCCTGCAGATTGATGAACACATGCGAACCATCTCTGAGAAGAAGCATGGTGTGGACCGCAGTGGTTCCACTGCAGTGGGAGTGATGATTGCTCCGAGCCATATCTACTTTATCAACTGTGGCGACTCACGTGGACTCCTCAGCCGGGGCGGAGCTGTGCACTTCTTCACACAGGATCACAAACCCAGTAACCCTTTGGAGAAAGAAAGGATCCAGAACGCCGGAGGCTCAGTCATGATCCAGCGAGTGAACGGGTCCCTGGCTGTGTCTCGGGCTTTGGGAGACTTCGACTACAAGTGTGTACATGGAAAAGGCCCGACAGAGCAGCTTGTGTCTCCTGAGCCTGAAGTTTATGCAATAGAGAGATGCGAGGGGGAAGATGAATTCATTATATTAGCTTGTGATGGCATCTGGGATGTCATGGCCAATGAGGAACTGTGTGACTTTGTCAGATCAAGGCTAGAGGTGACAGATGATCTTGAAAGAGTCGCCAATGAAATTGTTGACACCTGCTTGTACAAG GGGAGCCGTGACAATATGAGTGTTGTATTAATCTGCTTTCCTGGGGCACCAAAGGTATCTCCAGAAGCAGTGAAACGGGAGGCTGAGCTGGATAAATATCTAGAGGGCAGAGTAGAAG agATTATCAAAAAGCAGGGGGATGAAGGTGTCCCGGATTTGGTCCATGTTATGCGGACGTTAGCATCTGAGAGCATCCCGAACCTCCCTCCTGGAGGAGAGCTGGCAAGCAA ACGAAGTGTTGTTGAAGCAGTGTACAACAAACTCAACCCCTACCGAAGCGATGACACA
- the ppm1aa gene encoding protein phosphatase 1A isoform X3, with product MGAFLDKPKMEKYNSHGEGNDLRYGLSSMQGWRVEMEDAHTAVIGLPHGLDPWSFFAVYDGHAGSQVAKYCCEHLLEHITSNSDFQSALQEDPSVDSVKIGIRTGFLQIDEHMRTISEKKHGVDRSGSTAVGVMIAPSHIYFINCGDSRGLLSRGGAVHFFTQDHKPSNPLEKERIQNAGGSVMIQRVNGSLAVSRALGDFDYKCVHGKGPTEQLVSPEPEVYAIERCEGEDEFIILACDGIWDVMANEELCDFVRSRLEVTDDLERVANEIVDTCLYKGSRDNMSVVLICFPGAPKVSPEAVKREAELDKYLEGRVEEIIKKQGDEGVPDLVHVMRTLASESIPNLPPGGELASKRSVVEAVYNKLNPYRSDDTDLNILFFRGFS from the exons ATGGGTGCATTTCTGGACAAACCAAAGATGGAAAAATACAATTCCCACGGTGAGGGCAACGACCTGAGGTATGGGCTAAGTAGCATGCAGGGTTGGCGGGTCGAGATGGAAGATGCACACACAGCAGTAATTGGTCTGCCTCATGGTCTAGACCCCTGGTCGTTCTTTGCCGTTTATGATGGCCATGCTGGCTCTCAGGTAGCTAAATATTGCTGTGAGCACTTGCTGGAGCACATCACCAGCAACTCAGACTTCCAGAGTGCTCTGCAGGAGGATCCCTCTGTGGATAGCGTGAAGATTGGGATCCGCACAGGATTCCTGCAGATTGATGAACACATGCGAACCATCTCTGAGAAGAAGCATGGTGTGGACCGCAGTGGTTCCACTGCAGTGGGAGTGATGATTGCTCCGAGCCATATCTACTTTATCAACTGTGGCGACTCACGTGGACTCCTCAGCCGGGGCGGAGCTGTGCACTTCTTCACACAGGATCACAAACCCAGTAACCCTTTGGAGAAAGAAAGGATCCAGAACGCCGGAGGCTCAGTCATGATCCAGCGAGTGAACGGGTCCCTGGCTGTGTCTCGGGCTTTGGGAGACTTCGACTACAAGTGTGTACATGGAAAAGGCCCGACAGAGCAGCTTGTGTCTCCTGAGCCTGAAGTTTATGCAATAGAGAGATGCGAGGGGGAAGATGAATTCATTATATTAGCTTGTGATGGCATCTGGGATGTCATGGCCAATGAGGAACTGTGTGACTTTGTCAGATCAAGGCTAGAGGTGACAGATGATCTTGAAAGAGTCGCCAATGAAATTGTTGACACCTGCTTGTACAAG GGGAGCCGTGACAATATGAGTGTTGTATTAATCTGCTTTCCTGGGGCACCAAAGGTATCTCCAGAAGCAGTGAAACGGGAGGCTGAGCTGGATAAATATCTAGAGGGCAGAGTAGAAG agATTATCAAAAAGCAGGGGGATGAAGGTGTCCCGGATTTGGTCCATGTTATGCGGACGTTAGCATCTGAGAGCATCCCGAACCTCCCTCCTGGAGGAGAGCTGGCAAGCAA ACGAAGTGTTGTTGAAGCAGTGTACAACAAACTCAACCCCTACCGAAGCGATGACACA
- the ppm1aa gene encoding protein phosphatase 1A isoform X4, protein MGAFLDKPKMEKYNSHGEGNDLRYGLSSMQGWRVEMEDAHTAVIGLPHGLDPWSFFAVYDGHAGSQVAKYCCEHLLEHITSNSDFQSALQEDPSVDSVKIGIRTGFLQIDEHMRTISEKKHGVDRSGSTAVGVMIAPSHIYFINCGDSRGLLSRGGAVHFFTQDHKPSNPLEKERIQNAGGSVMIQRVNGSLAVSRALGDFDYKCVHGKGPTEQLVSPEPEVYAIERCEGEDEFIILACDGIWDVMANEELCDFVRSRLEVTDDLERVANEIVDTCLYKGSRDNMSVVLICFPGAPKVSPEAVKREAELDKYLEGRVEEIIKKQGDEGVPDLVHVMRTLASESIPNLPPGGELASKRSVVEAVYNKLNPYRSDDTDSASTDDMW, encoded by the exons ATGGGTGCATTTCTGGACAAACCAAAGATGGAAAAATACAATTCCCACGGTGAGGGCAACGACCTGAGGTATGGGCTAAGTAGCATGCAGGGTTGGCGGGTCGAGATGGAAGATGCACACACAGCAGTAATTGGTCTGCCTCATGGTCTAGACCCCTGGTCGTTCTTTGCCGTTTATGATGGCCATGCTGGCTCTCAGGTAGCTAAATATTGCTGTGAGCACTTGCTGGAGCACATCACCAGCAACTCAGACTTCCAGAGTGCTCTGCAGGAGGATCCCTCTGTGGATAGCGTGAAGATTGGGATCCGCACAGGATTCCTGCAGATTGATGAACACATGCGAACCATCTCTGAGAAGAAGCATGGTGTGGACCGCAGTGGTTCCACTGCAGTGGGAGTGATGATTGCTCCGAGCCATATCTACTTTATCAACTGTGGCGACTCACGTGGACTCCTCAGCCGGGGCGGAGCTGTGCACTTCTTCACACAGGATCACAAACCCAGTAACCCTTTGGAGAAAGAAAGGATCCAGAACGCCGGAGGCTCAGTCATGATCCAGCGAGTGAACGGGTCCCTGGCTGTGTCTCGGGCTTTGGGAGACTTCGACTACAAGTGTGTACATGGAAAAGGCCCGACAGAGCAGCTTGTGTCTCCTGAGCCTGAAGTTTATGCAATAGAGAGATGCGAGGGGGAAGATGAATTCATTATATTAGCTTGTGATGGCATCTGGGATGTCATGGCCAATGAGGAACTGTGTGACTTTGTCAGATCAAGGCTAGAGGTGACAGATGATCTTGAAAGAGTCGCCAATGAAATTGTTGACACCTGCTTGTACAAG GGGAGCCGTGACAATATGAGTGTTGTATTAATCTGCTTTCCTGGGGCACCAAAGGTATCTCCAGAAGCAGTGAAACGGGAGGCTGAGCTGGATAAATATCTAGAGGGCAGAGTAGAAG agATTATCAAAAAGCAGGGGGATGAAGGTGTCCCGGATTTGGTCCATGTTATGCGGACGTTAGCATCTGAGAGCATCCCGAACCTCCCTCCTGGAGGAGAGCTGGCAAGCAA ACGAAGTGTTGTTGAAGCAGTGTACAACAAACTCAACCCCTACCGAAGCGATGACACA
- the dhrs7 gene encoding dehydrogenase/reductase SDR family member 7, translating into MDCCIVSALCCFVSLYFLIHLLCFIFADADFTLLWASLLGHRPENKLKGLVVWVTGASSGIGEELAHQLARCGSRLILSARRQDELNRVKRCCLEGSGLQDEDIRVLPLDLLDRTSHEEKTKAAIQYFGHIDVLINNGGRSQRSLCLETSVDVYQALMELNFLGTVSITKQVLPHMTQRGTGSIVTVSSVVGLAGAPLATGYSASKHALQGFFNSLRTEMTDFPNILISTVCPGPVQSQIVQNAFTEELNKPVAAAGNQEHKMPTTRCVRLMLVGISNGVKEMWIAQQPFLLFYYAWQYAPTFAWFITNMLGRKRVQNFKAGLDADSAYFTKPKTS; encoded by the exons ATGGACTGTTGCATTGTATCCGCCCTGTGTTGTTTTGTATCACTTTATTTCCTGATTcacttgctgtgttttattttcgCGGATGCAGACTTCACTCTGCTGTGGGCGAGTCTGTTAGGACACAGGCCAG AGAATAAGCTGAAAGGGCTGGTGGTGTGGGTCACTGGAGCCTCCAGTGGTATTGGAGAGGAGCTGGCCCACCAGCTAGCCAGGTGTGGGTCACGTCTCATCTTGTCTGCTCGACGCCAGGATGAGCTAAACAGGGTGAAACGGTGCTGTTTAG AGGGCTCCGGCCTCCAGGATGAAGATATTCGTGTTCTTCCTCTTGATTTGTTGGATAGGACATCGCacgaagaaaaaacaaaagcagcgaTTCAATACTTTGGACAT ATTGATGTCTTAATTAACAATGGCGGCCGAAGCCAGCGCTCTCTGTGCTTAGAGACCAGTGTGGATGTGTATCAGGCCTTGATGGAGCTCAACTTCCTGGGTACGGTCTCCATCACTAAGCAGGTGCTGCCTCACATGACTCAGCGAGGCACTGGGAGCATTGTGACTGTCAGCAGCGTAGTCGGCCTTGCTGGGGCACCCCTGGCAACGGGATACTCTGCCAGCAAACATGCTCTTCAG GGATTCTTTAATTCCCTTCGGACTGAGATGACTGACTTTCCAAACATACTCATCAGCACAGTGTGTCCAGGGCCGGTGCAGTCACAGATTGTCCAAAATGCCTTCACAGAGGAATTGAACAAG CCTGTGGCAGCAGCTGGTAACCAGGAGCACAAGATGCCAACAACTCGCTGTGTGCGTTTAATGCTGGTGGGAATTTCCAATGGTGTCAAGGAAATGTGGATTGCACAGCAGCCCTTTCTCCTGTTTTACTACGCCTGGCAGTACGCTCCCACATTTGCCTGGTTCATAACAAACATGTTGGGCCGAAAAAGGGTGCAGAATTTCAAAGCTGGCCTG GATGCGGATTCTGCATATTTCACTAAGCCCAAGACCTCCTGA
- the pcnx4 gene encoding pecanex-like protein 4 has product MVRMGPDVPLLNEYKQEFFWKRFPQTVLGGPRFKLGYCAPPYVYVNQAVLFLTPWLFGGIGTLLCQLQLLQELHATVLSGMLMFGAAAGVQALALYAAHRSGTVEILGGPNILVDEEEVEFNHCVSPETVRFIAPGKRFGLNVVLHTILAGVLCGFGTWYVFLGRLTALYGSIGVSLVVFVLSWVTLCIAEYSLIVNTATETATFQAQDTYEITPLTRPLYIFIFIAVDLAERFSGPVPELQLASQVLHVLFLFLPLLWALGILPPLDALLLWGMEQALVFGLGGSPMSSNLRLLLMFGISSGVAVCNYFIPSTLGVVLFSISMGFLLSLDLSQVGTLCGGPRAAFGGRGFCRGRSPPPPPSNFGWNLGCRELLLNLSLFLVAVAEAGLLHHFLGLTQSQSLVMGPQAPVSYLLLVLFCLCWALREIQGAYVFGGVFLNPLYPKGMSSVQTFKQRNRGLYIAAAIRRVLLHLVSPFAMIAFLSMDKSLQLLHRASLSVGFTRAFRVVWQNSEDALLQMVVVVLVQLAAGNKMLPGWDNLGTGVQLLLVGLLIDRLTQFLAKLKFTLTVLVTSWTEKKQRRQSAGTLLALNASLCPLLLVVVTLSALLSAPLLPLFTLPIFLVGFPRPQRSWPGPVGTACPCPDSIFYQQMSGSLASALRTAFARGSLGSLAPGSHFLGRFQDRMVWIMILERGYGYCTVNIKGLELQETSCHTVEARRVDEVFEAAFERPERLGFTQGFNLHWGNALTPCAALAVQVYSDARNVLSGIIDSHDNLRKLQDDFLKALVWLLLRYCVQKHKGFLRSSEEGPGVGGRKSQSSQLAQTTCNQLPEAVIVESNVSSLKFRQDSSSLTSFGDWSDEDDLFGPQPARRTVALVTAEAQPGHAVLQTGASLPGSVEMDSLFENMALSALQPLQPLGLGIGLPAVDKGCNSEVFRESAGTFPQLNFSCPHSEVFNLPTGWRTVPLLPSRLLQLRPLFPEDWFRFTLGQFGPSVQDETSEDMTKALKEDEALKELHAQVALSCLISLGAESAFTSPSYVYRLYCGDIPWTEGLDWLSSSKELYQLALRAFRFSFKLLFDQASLGPMESPEELFSTLDEYERDWYIGLVTEKGWHDSVLQEKPYLFSLGHDLAMGTYTGRVLSLQEQLVQVGRLNGEGVRGQWANLSWELLYATNDDEERYSIQAHPFMLRNLTVQAADPPLGYPIYSSAPLHFPCL; this is encoded by the exons ATGGTCAGAATGGGGCCAGATGTGCCCCTTCTTAATGAGTACAAGCAGGAGTTCTTCTGGAAGCGCTTCCCTCAGACAGTGTTGGGGGGTCCACGCTTCAAGTTGGGCTATTGTGCCCCACCATATGTGTATGTCAATCAGGCTGTCCTGTTCTTGACACCATGGCTTTTTGGGGGTATTGGTACTCTGCTCTGCCAGTTGCAGCTGCTCCAGGAGCTCCATGCGACAGTGCTCTCTGGTATGCTTATGTTCGGGGCTGCAGCGGGTGTCCAGGCCCTAGCACTGTATGCTGCTCACAGGAGTGGCACAGTGGAGATACTAGGTGGGCCCAACATACTGGTTGATGAAGAGGAAGTGGAGTTCAACCACTGTGTTAGCCCAGAGACAGTCCGATTTATTGCCCCAGGGAAGAGGTTTGGACTCAATGTGGTGCTGCATACAATACTAGCTGGGGTGCTCTGTGGCTTTGGGACATGGTATGTGTTCCTTGGCAGACTGACTGCTCTCTATGGCAGCATTGGAGTTTCCCTGGTCGTCTTTGTCCTGAGTTGGGTGACACTATGTATAGCTGAGTATTCCCTCATTGTAAATACAGCCACAGAGACAGCCACTTTCCAGGCACAGGACACTTATGAGATCACCCCACTCACCCGGCCCctctacatttttattttcattgctgTGGACTTAGCTGAAAG GTTCTCAGGCCCCGTCCCTGAGCTCCAACTGGCCAGCCAGGTTCTCCATGTGCTCTTCCTCTTCCTACCTCTGCTGTGGGCGCTAGGTATACTGCCTCCCCTGGATGCCCTGCTGCTCTGGGGCATGGAGCAGGCCCTTGTGTTTGGCTTAGGAGGCTCGCCTATGTCCAGCAACCTCAG GCTGCTGTTAATGTTTGGGATATCTTCTGGCGTGGCTGTGTGTAATTACTTCATCCCTTCAACACTGGGTGTGGTTCTCTTTTCCATCTCTATGGGTTTTCTGCTGAGCCTGGACCTCAGCCAAGTTGGCACACTCTGCGGAGGTCCCAGGGCAGCGTTCGGGGGCCGTGGATTTTGCAGAGGGAGGTcgccacctcctcctcccagtAATTTTGGATGGAATCTGGGCTGCAGGGAGCTGCTGTTAAATTTGAGCCTGTTTCTAGTAGCAGTGGCAGAGGCAGGGCTATTGCATCACTTCCTCGGCTTAACTCAGTCCCAGAGCTTGGTTATGGGACCCCAGGCTCCTGTTAGTTACCTCCTCCTCGTACTCTTCTGCCTCTGCTGGGCTCTCAGAGAAATCCAGGGCGCCTATGTATTTGGGGGGGTGTTCCTAAATCCCCTGTACCCTAAAGGGATGTCCAGTGTGCAGACCTTTAAGCAGAGGAACAGAGGATTATACATTGCTGCAGCAATCAGAAGAGTCCTCCTTCATCTTG TGTCTCCATTTGCAATGATTGCTTTCCTGTCTATGGACAAATCTCTGCAGCTGCTTCACAGGGCATCCCTCAGTGTGGGATTCACACGAGCCTTTAGAGTG GTGTGGCAGAATTCAGAGGATGCTCTGCTGCAAATGGTAGTGGTGGTCTTGGTGCAGCTTGCAGCTGGAAACAAAATGCTGCCAGGGTGGGACAACCTGGGCACTGGAGTTCAGCTTCTTCTG GTGGGCCTCCTGATTGACAGACTGACCCAGTTCCTCGCCAAGCTAAAGTTCACCCTGACTGTGTTGGTGACATCTTGGACAGAGAAGAAGCAGCGCCGTCAGTCGGCTGGAACCCTCTTGGCTCTGAATGCCTCCCTATGCCCACTGCTGCTGGTGGTCGTGACCCTGTCTGCCCTGCTCTCTGCCCCTCTGCTGCCCCTCTTCACCCTGCCTATCTTCCTGGTGGGGTTCCCCAGGCCTCAGCGCAGTTGGCCAGGCCCTGTAGGTACCGCCTGTCCTTGCCCGGACTCAATCTTCTACCAGCAGATGAGCGGAAGTTTAGCCTCTGCGTTGAGGACGGCCTTTGCAAGAGGGTCACTGG GTTCCTTAGCTCCAGGCTCTCATTTTCTTGGGCGCTTTCAAGACCGTATGGTTTGGATAATGATCCTGGAGAGAGGATATGGCTACTGTACAGTGAACATCAAG GGTCTGGAGCTGCAGGAGACATCTTGCCACACAGTGGAGGCACGGAGGGTGGATGAGGTGTTTGAGGCTGCTTTTGAGCGCCCTGAGCGGCTTGGTTTCACCCAGGGCTTTAACCTGCACTGGGGGAATGCCCTCACCCCTTGTGCTGCCCTTGCAGTGCAAGTCTACTCTGATGCCCGAAATGTGCTCTCTGGCATCATTGACTCCCATGACAACCTGAGGAAACTTCAGGATGACTTTCTGAAAGCACTGGTCTGGTTACTCCTCCGATACTGTGTGCAGAAGCataaaggatttctaaggagcaGTGAAGAAGGGCCTGGGGTTGGAGGCAGGAAGTCCCAGTCTTCCCAGTTGGCCCAGACCACTTGTAACCAGCTACCTGAGGCTGTGATTGTGGAATCCAACGTGTCTTCTCTCAAGTTCAGACAGGACAGCTCTAGTTTGACCTCCTTTGGGGATTGGTCAGATGAGGACGACTTATTTGGACCTCAACCAGCCAGGCGGACAGTGGCATTAGTGACAGCAGAGGCCCAGCCTGGACATGCAGTGCTGCAGACAGGGGCCTCTCTGCCAGGCTCTGTGGAGATGGACAGTCTTTTCGAAAATATGGCTCTCTCTGCCCTGCAGCCACTGCAGCCTCTGGGTCTGGGTATCGGGTTGCCAGCAGTGGATAAAGGCTGTAACTCAGAGGTCTTCAGAGAGAGTGCTGGCACTTTCCCTCAGCTGAACTTCAGCTGCCCCCATTCAGAGGTGTTCAACCTACCAACAGGGTGGAGGACTGTGCCTTTGCTACCATCCCGCTTGCTGCAGCTCAGGCCTTTGTTTCCTGAGGACTGGTTTCGATTCACCTTGGGGCAGTTTGGGCCTTCTGTGCAGGACGAGACCTCAGAGGACATGACCAAAGCCCTGAAAGAGGATGAAGCCTTGAAAGAGCTGCACGCACAGGTTGCACTTTCATGTCTCATCTCACTGGGGGCAGAGTCTGCCTTCACCAGTCCCAGTTACGTCTACAGACTCTATTGTGGAGATATACCATGGACGGAAGGACTCGACTGGCTCTCCTCAAGTAAAGAACTTTACCAGCTCGCGCTTAGGGCTTTCAG GTTCAGTTTCAAGCTGCTGTTTGATCAAGCAAGTCTAGGGCCCATGGAGTCCCCTGAGGAATTGTTCAGCACCTTGGACGAATATGAAAGGGACTGGTACATTGGCCTGGTGACAGAGAAAGGCTGGCACGATAGTGTCCTTCAGGAGAAACCCTACCTATTCTCTCTTGGACATGACCTTGCTATG GGGACCTACACAGGGCGAGTCCTGTCCCTGCAGGAGCAGCTGGTGCAGGTAGGCCGTCTGAATGGAGAGGGAGTGCGAGGCCAGTGGGCAAACCTTTCCTGGGAGCTCCTGTATGCTACTAATGATGACGAGGAGCGTTACAGCATCCAGGCTCACCCGTTCATGCTAAGAAACCTAACTGTCCAGGCAGCTGATCCCCCTCTAGGATACCCCATTTACTCCTCAGCCCCGCTTCACTTCCCctgtctctga